The Hippopotamus amphibius kiboko isolate mHipAmp2 chromosome 3, mHipAmp2.hap2, whole genome shotgun sequence genomic interval TGCCAAAGGGGCTTTGGGATGCCTCTCCATCGCAGGTTTCTCAGCCTTggtactattgacatttggggatAGATCATATCACCCAGCCAAGAGTATTATGGGCAGAGCATCTCCTCACATATACCTGGGGACAGATCATATTTTGGTGTTTGCATGTGTTGTGGGGATGTGTGCGGGATTTGGGTGGGAAGGAGATTCTGTCCTCTGCCTTGTAGATTGTTTAGTCACATCCCTGATCTATCCACTAGATGTCAGTAACACCCCTCCCCACTGTGACAACAAATGACATCTCCAGACCTTGCCAAATGTCCCATGGGGATCAAAATCACTcctggttaagaaccactgctctataACAAATCAGCAGCCTGATTTTTCATCTTTAGacttaaaaacaggaaaaggttATCAAATTATGTACTCtgaaatcagaaaaatacaagtaactcaattttaCTGGTGATTGAAGAGAGAAAACTGTATCATCAGAATAAGTATTTGTTTTCAAACTGGGATTTCTCAATTCGCATGTCCCTCACCTCTCTGAAGTTAtttgaagaatgagaaaaatacctGAATGTGTTGGGATTTAGTCCAGACTCTCTTCCCCCTAGAAATAACCAACAGGTGCCTCAAAATCATTTTATTCTTATGAAGGgtcagcagagaaaaaaataatgaatgtgtTCTTATCCCCTTTTGGCATTTTCTATATGTCAAAATCTTTGAATGTAACTctcctttattaaaataaaaatcactccaCCCCATAAAACTTATGTTTTGTGAGAATTCAGGCAAGattcttctctgccttcctttttttaaagtaattgaaataaaatatttatattccatgcatgttatgaagattaaatatacAATGCAACTTATGTATACTCGTATAATATTCTATCTGTGTAATCTTACTATTTTTTCACTTGCCATTTTATCATAATCATTTTTCAGGTCATTAAAAGTTATTCAAAAACCTGAGTAATTTTCCATAAAATGTGTGCACCCTAATTTTGAGCATTTTCCAGTTGCATGACACTTTATTTCTAAGTTTTGCTCTCATAAATAATGGTGCATTGCAACAGCAAGCGTTTCTGTTAATTACACAGTCATATCTTTGGTTAGTTCTCCAAATACATTTAAGGCAGAGAATTTGTCAAATAGGTCTTTATAAGGCTTGAGAATCACAGTTACAGTAAGGTTGTTTCTGAGTACCAATTGCCTGAAGAATGACAGACATTGTGTAGCATAATTACCAAAATCACTATgctaattttagagaaaaaatgcTAATATAGATTATAAAAGCTACTTTCCCTAACTAAAACATACTGAGATAAATAAGCACTTGTGGGTTAACAATCTTAAATGAGCATACTTCACATAATTtcattggaagaaaagaaagttatcatgtagtaatttttaaaaattatccactgGGATCCTGATATTTCCATAACTGATTAAAAAGTCAGTCAGTAAAAAGGTATTCGGATTTTTTAATAACAATttgtattgaggtataatttaaaatattgtgttagttttaggtctatagcaaaatgattcagttatgcatatatatatgtgtatatatatatatacacattatttttttcagattcttttccattatatgttatcataagatattgaacatagttctttTTGTTATACAtataggtccttgctgtttaatTACTTTACATgtagtagcgtgtatatgttaGTTTAATAAAACAATATTGCTAATTGAATAATATTTGATGTCTTTCTAATGTTTCAGTTCTAAGCTCCAAATTATGTTGAACTAATTTAAGAAATCATACATGCTTTCATGGAAGTGAATGATTTCATGTGATTTGTGAGTTAAATAGTCAGCTCTATCCATTTGTGTGATAAAATGCCTTAACTTTTCCTAAACATCACAAAGGCAGTGTCCTATTTTTgtgctgaaaaaaattacttattttatttattataatgtcTTTTTTAGGAGATAGTCAAAACTGAATTGGGTGACATAATGGAAAATgagtattaatatttttctccaaCCCTTATAGAGTGGGGACATGGGTAAGGAAAACTGCACCACTGGGACAGAGTTCATTCTGCTTGGATTCTCAGATGCCCCTGAGCTAAGagtcttcctcttcctggggTTTCTTTCCATCTATGGAGTCACGGTTTTGGGCAACCTGGGCATGATTGCCCTGATTCAGGTCAGCTCTCgactccacacccccatgtactttttcctcagcCACTTGTCCTTTGTGGATTTCTGTTACTCCACAATCATTGTGCCAAAGATGCTGGCTAACATCTTAAATGAAGACAAAACCATTTCCTTCCTGGGATGTGCTGTGCAATTCTACTCGTTTTGCACATGTGTGGTAACTGAGGTCATCCTGctggctgtgatggcctatgaccgctttgTGGCCATCTGTGACCCACTGTTGTACGTGGTCACCATGTCCCGAAACCTCTGTGTGGAGCTGGTGTCTTGTTGCTACCTCTGTGGGACTGTGTGTTCTCTGATTCACTTGTGTTTAGCCCTTAAGATCCCATCCTACAGATCAAATGTGATCAACCACTTCTTTTGTGATCTACCCCCTCTCTTGTCTCTTGCTTGCTCTGATGTCACTGTGAATCAACTGCTGCTATACATCGGGGCCACTGTCAATGAGACCATCATCATCGTGGTCATCCTCACCTCCTACTTGTTTATCCTCCTCACCATCCTGAGGATGCGCTCTGCAGAGGGAAGGTGCAAAGCCTTTTCCACCTGTGCCTCCCACCTCACAGCCATTGTTGTCTTTCATGGAACAATCCTTTTCATTTATTGCCGGCCCCATTCTGGCAACAGTATAGATTCTGACAAAGTGGCCACGGTGTTCTACACAATAGTGATTCCCATGCTGAACCCCCTAATCTATAGTCTGAGGAACAAGGATGTGAAGGATGCTCTCAGAAAAGTGGTGAACTCcaaaatattttcctagaaaatgttTTGCTAGGAGGACTCAGGTTTCCAAACTGGAGGCCACTGGAAGCATGAAATGATGGGTTGCAGTGTTGGAGCGAAGAGAACAGTCAAGAGCTAGGTAGCTATGAGTGAGTCTTTTCGATTCACTTATCTTTGTCAATTTACAAGAGTAggaatgagaatattttaaaatttgcagccTACGTctctactttttttccttctgtaatgTTTTAAAGGGGATTGCATGGTAGACTAAgacacacatatttatttttctataaagctTTTATGCGCTTAATGAAGAATTCACaagtatcacattttattttcggATCCATTATGGGAACTATGATTCATTTCAAAACTGAATACCTgttattttacaataaagaaCACACCTTTGTCAGTTTACACACTGaatgagattccatatatatatatatatatatatatatatatcctgttTATTGTTTACTCcttgcttcctttattattttttgttgttgtcattgcaGTGGCCAGTGTTTTTGGAACGTCATAGATTACCACATCTGAAAACTGGAgacattaataataattatggcacagaaattttaggaaaattaaataaGTCAAGTGCAGATAGCTTGGAATAATCCCTAGCACATACTTGTTTAtgtctctatgtgtttgtgtgtgtgtatatgtgcataggCGTATATTGTtctattgcactttgctttattatgctttgcagatattgtgctTTTTATAagctgaaggtttgtggcaaccctgcattaagCAAGTCTATTAGCACTATGTTTTTAACAGCATTTACTCACTCATGTGTCTTTGTCAAATTTtgttaattcttgcaatatttcagactttttcattactgtatttgttatggtgatctgtgatctctGATTTTTGTTATTATGTTATAATCACTTTAGGTTTAGAgggtggttagcattttttaaagtattttttttaactaagatatgt includes:
- the LOC130849422 gene encoding olfactory receptor 5L1-like: MGKENCTTGTEFILLGFSDAPELRVFLFLGFLSIYGVTVLGNLGMIALIQVSSRLHTPMYFFLSHLSFVDFCYSTIIVPKMLANILNEDKTISFLGCAVQFYSFCTCVVTEVILLAVMAYDRFVAICDPLLYVVTMSRNLCVELVSCCYLCGTVCSLIHLCLALKIPSYRSNVINHFFCDLPPLLSLACSDVTVNQLLLYIGATVNETIIIVVILTSYLFILLTILRMRSAEGRCKAFSTCASHLTAIVVFHGTILFIYCRPHSGNSIDSDKVATVFYTIVIPMLNPLIYSLRNKDVKDALRKVVNSKIFS